A stretch of DNA from bacterium:
CTACGTGACCGGCAAGTTCAGCGTCTGCGAGGCGGACGTGCCCTGGACGGCCACGCCCGACGTGGCGACGATCCACAGCGACGCCGTGGGCCGAGCGCACGGCGGGCGCGTCTACATCGTCAATCGCCTGGGCGCGGACAACCTGCAGGTGCTCGATCCCGCTCAGGACTTCGCCACCCTGCACGAGTTCTCCACCGGCACGGCGACGAACCCGCAGGGCGTGGCCTTCAGTCCGGATGGCAGCAAGGCCTACCTGCCGCGCCAGAATGCGGACGACGTGCTGGTGATGGACCCCGAGACCGGCGAGTGGCTGGACACGATCGATCTTTCCGCCTGGGCCGACGCGGACGGCTCCTGCGAGGTGGGCGACTGCATCGCCGTCGGCGATCGGCTGTTCGTGGCCATCCTGCGCCTGAACCGCAATCTCTACTGGACGCCGGTGGGGGACAGCTACCTCGCGGTGATCGACATGACGACGGACACGCTGGTGGACTGCGCGCCCGGCACGCCCGGCGTGCAGGCGATCGCGCTGGCGGGCAAGAACCCGAGCTGGGAGCTGTCGCGCGCGGGCGAGCTGATCCTGTGTAGCTGCGTTGGCTTCTACGGCCTGGCCGACGGCGGCGTCGAGCTGGTGGATCCAGCGGCGCTCGCGAGTCTCGGTTACTGCGTCACGGAGAGTGCGCTGGGCGGCGACGTCGGCGACGCAGTCTGGGTGAGCGAGACGCGG
This window harbors:
- a CDS encoding T9SS type A sorting domain-containing protein, coding for MRNSLRLLAGLLAFAAPAAAQPFVGVVCTDYVTGKFSVCEADVPWTATPDVATIHSDAVGRAHGGRVYIVNRLGADNLQVLDPAQDFATLHEFSTGTATNPQGVAFSPDGSKAYLPRQNADDVLVMDPETGEWLDTIDLSAWADADGSCEVGDCIAVGDRLFVAILRLNRNLYWTPVGDSYLAVIDMTTDTLVDCAPGTPGVQAIALAGKNPSWELSRAGELILCSCVGFYGLADGGVELVDPAALASLGYCVTESALGGDVGDAVWVSETRAYAIVTDTNGVTRVKAFNPSTGGGVWVVAPGTGYVYTDMELDAAGELFLADRTPGAEGLRVYLAETGEALGHRIPVGLAPFDVVMPAAGTAAETPPALLARLDVWPNPFNPAVTLSVELPAAGPLALRIFDALGKPVATLAEGVQPAGRREFVWRPEGLASGVYLARAETAAGAASARLVMLK